In Pecten maximus chromosome 10, xPecMax1.1, whole genome shotgun sequence, one genomic interval encodes:
- the LOC117336908 gene encoding E3 ubiquitin-protein ligase SspH2-like isoform X27 yields MALCWHLINYTLNGQHSNLTTVPLLHTGLTTVPLLHAGLTTVPLLHTGLTTVPLLHTGLTTVPLLHRSYYSTVTTHRSYYSTVTTHRSYYSTVTTQVLLQYRYYTQALLQYRYYTGLTTVPLLHTGLTTVPLLHTGLTTVPLVHTGLTTVPLVHTGLTTVPLVHTGLTTVLLLHRSYTTVPLLHTGLTTVPLLHTGLTTVPLLHTGLTTVLLLHTGLTTVPLVHTGLTTVPLLHRSYYSTVTTHRSYYSTVTTHRSYYNTVPGLHTSHFSNVLCANTNSIPMSVSSLMYTSIEIVCLVVRLLIEIHVANRSNCIIQIPFHVCLW; encoded by the exons ATGGCTCTCTGTTGGCATCTCATCAACTATACCTTAAATGGACAGCACTCAAATCTTACTACAGTACCGTTACTACACACAGGTCTTACTACAGTACCGTTACTACACGCAGGTCTTACTACAGTACCGTTACTACACACAGGTCTCACTACAGTACCGTTACTACACACAGGTCTTACTACAGTACCGTTACTACACAGGTCTTACTACAGTACCGTTACTACACACAG GTCTTACTACAGTACCGTTACTACACACAGGTCTTACTACAGTACCGTTACTACACAGGTCTTACTACAGTACCGTTACTACACACAGGCCTTACTACAGTACCGTTACTACACAGGTCTTACTACAGTACCGTTACTACACACAG GTCTTACTACAGTACCGTTACTACACACAGGTCTTACTACAGTACCGTTAGTACACACAGGTCTTACTACAGTACCGTTAGTACACACAG GTCTTACTACAGTACCGTTAGTACACACAGGTCTTACTACAGTACTGTTACTACACAGGTCTTATACTACAGTACCGTTACTACACACAGGTCTTACTACAGTACCGTTACTACACACAG GTCTTACTACAGTACCGTTACTACACACAGGTCTTACTACAGTACTGTTACTACACACAGGTCTTACTACAGTACCGTTAGTACACACAGGTCTTACTACAGTACCGTTACTACACAGGTCTTACTACAGTACCGTTACTACACACAG GTCTTACTACAGTACCGTTACTACACACAGGTCTTACTACAATACTGTCCCTGGCCTACACACATCTCACTTCAGTAATGTTCTTTGTGCAAACACAAACAGTATACCCATGTCTGTTAGTAGTCTGATGTACACAAGTATTGAAATAGTCTGCTTGGTTGTAagattacttattgaaatacatgtagccAATAGATCTAATTGTATTATTCAAATTCCATTCCATGTGTGTCTTTGGTAA
- the LOC117336908 gene encoding uncharacterized protein LOC117336908 isoform X16, with protein MNFSLHTQFLHNGSLLASHQLYLKWTALKSYYSTVTTHRSYYSTVTTRRSYYSTVTTHRSHYSTVTTHRSYYSTVTTQVLLQYRYYTQVLLQYRYYTQVLLQYRYYTQVLLQYRYYTQVLLQYRYYTQVLLQYRYYTGLTTVPLLHTGLTTVPLLHTGLTTVPLVHTGLTTVPLVHTGLTTVPLVHTGLTTVLLLHRSYTTVPLLHTGLTTVPLLHTGLTTVPLLHTGLTTVLLLHTGLTTVPLVHTGLTTVPLLHRSYYSTVTTHRSYYSTVTTHRSYYNTVPGLHTSHFSNVLCANTNSIPMSVSSLMYTSIEIVCLVVRLLIEIHVANRSNCIIQIPFHVCLW; from the exons ATGAACTTCAGTCTACATACACAGTTCCTGCACAATGGCTCTCTGTTGGCATCTCATCAACTATACCTTAAATGGACAGCACTCAAATCTTACTACAGTACCGTTACTACACACAGGTCTTACTACAGTACCGTTACTACACGCAGGTCTTACTACAGTACCGTTACTACACACAGGTCTCACTACAGTACCGTTACTACACACAGGTCTTACTACAGTACCGTTACTACACAGGTCTTACTACAGTACCGTTACTACACACAGGTCTTACTACAGTACCGTTACTATACACAG GTCTTACTACAGTACCGTTACTACACACAGGTCTTACTACAGTACCGTTACTACACACAG GTCTTACTACAGTACCGTTACTACACACAGGTCTTACTACAGTACCGTTACTACACAGGTCTTACTACAGTACCGTTACTACACACAG GTCTTACTACAGTACCGTTACTACACACAGGTCTTACTACAGTACCGTTAGTACACACAGGTCTTACTACAGTACCGTTAGTACACACAG GTCTTACTACAGTACCGTTAGTACACACAGGTCTTACTACAGTACTGTTACTACACAGGTCTTATACTACAGTACCGTTACTACACACAGGTCTTACTACAGTACCGTTACTACACACAG GTCTTACTACAGTACCGTTACTACACACAGGTCTTACTACAGTACTGTTACTACACACAGGTCTTACTACAGTACCGTTAGTACACACAGGTCTTACTACAGTACCGTTACTACACAGGTCTTACTACAGTACCGTTACTACACACAG GTCTTACTACAGTACCGTTACTACACACAGGTCTTACTACAATACTGTCCCTGGCCTACACACATCTCACTTCAGTAATGTTCTTTGTGCAAACACAAACAGTATACCCATGTCTGTTAGTAGTCTGATGTACACAAGTATTGAAATAGTCTGCTTGGTTGTAagattacttattgaaatacatgtagccAATAGATCTAATTGTATTATTCAAATTCCATTCCATGTGTGTCTTTGGTAA
- the LOC117336908 gene encoding E3 ubiquitin-protein ligase SspH2-like isoform X30 has translation MNFSLHTQFLHNGSLLASHQLYLKWTALKSYYSTVTTHRSYYSTVTTRRSYYSTVTTHRSHYSTVTTHRSYYSTVTTQVLLQYRYYTQVLLQYRYYTQVLLQYRYYTGLTTVPLLHTGLTTVPLLHTGLTTVPLVHTGLTTVPLVHTGLTTVPLVHTGLTTVLLLHRSYTTVPLLHTGLTTVPLLHTGLTTVPLLHTGLTTVLLLHTGLTTVPLVHTGLTTVPLLHRSYYSTVTTHRSYYSTVTTHRSYYNTVPGLHTSHFSNVLCANTNSIPMSVSSLMYTSIEIVCLVVRLLIEIHVANRSNCIIQIPFHVCLW, from the exons ATGAACTTCAGTCTACATACACAGTTCCTGCACAATGGCTCTCTGTTGGCATCTCATCAACTATACCTTAAATGGACAGCACTCAAATCTTACTACAGTACCGTTACTACACACAGGTCTTACTACAGTACCGTTACTACACGCAGGTCTTACTACAGTACCGTTACTACACACAGGTCTCACTACAGTACCGTTACTACACACAGGTCTTACTACAGTACCGTTACTACACAGGTCTTACTACAGTACCGTTACTACACACAG GTCTTACTACAGTACCGTTACTACACACAGGTCTTACTACAGTACCGTTACTACACAGGTCTTACTACAGTACCGTTACTACACACAG GTCTTACTACAGTACCGTTACTACACACAGGTCTTACTACAGTACCGTTAGTACACACAGGTCTTACTACAGTACCGTTAGTACACACAG GTCTTACTACAGTACCGTTAGTACACACAGGTCTTACTACAGTACTGTTACTACACAGGTCTTATACTACAGTACCGTTACTACACACAGGTCTTACTACAGTACCGTTACTACACACAG GTCTTACTACAGTACCGTTACTACACACAGGTCTTACTACAGTACTGTTACTACACACAGGTCTTACTACAGTACCGTTAGTACACACAGGTCTTACTACAGTACCGTTACTACACAGGTCTTACTACAGTACCGTTACTACACACAG GTCTTACTACAGTACCGTTACTACACACAGGTCTTACTACAATACTGTCCCTGGCCTACACACATCTCACTTCAGTAATGTTCTTTGTGCAAACACAAACAGTATACCCATGTCTGTTAGTAGTCTGATGTACACAAGTATTGAAATAGTCTGCTTGGTTGTAagattacttattgaaatacatgtagccAATAGATCTAATTGTATTATTCAAATTCCATTCCATGTGTGTCTTTGGTAA
- the LOC117336908 gene encoding E3 ubiquitin-protein ligase SspH2-like isoform X21, translated as MDSTQILLQYRYYTQVLLQYRYYTQVLLQYRYYTQVSLQYRYYTQVLLQYRYYTGLTTVPLLHTGLTTVPLLHTGLTTVPLLHTGLTTVPLLHTGLTTVPLLHRSYYSTVTTHRPYYSTVTTQVLLQYRYYTQVLLHTGLTTVPLLHTGLTTVPLVHTGLTTVPLVHTGLTTVPLVHTGLTTVLLLHRSYTTVPLLHTGLTTVPLLHTGLTTVPLLHTGLTTVLLLHTGLTTVPLVHTGLTTVPLLHRSYYSTVTTHRSYYSTVTTHRSYYNTVPGLHTSHFSNVLCANTNSIPMSVSSLMYTSIEIVCLVVRLLIEIHVANRSNCIIQIPFHVCLW; from the exons ATGGACAGCACTCAAATCTTACTACAGTACCGTTACTACACACAGGTCTTACTACAGTACCGTTACTACACGCAGGTCTTACTACAGTACCGTTACTACACACAGGTCTCACTACAGTACCGTTACTACACACAGGTCTTACTACAGTACCGTTACTACACAG GTCTTACTACAGTACCGTTACTACACACAGGTCTTACTACAGTACCGTTACTACACACAGGTCTTACTACAGTACCGTTACTACACACAG GTCTTACTACAGTACCGTTACTACACACAGGTCTTACTACAGTACCGTTACTACACAGGTCTTACTACAGTACCGTTACTACACACAGGCCTTACTACAGTACCGTTACTACACAGGTCTTACTACAGTACCGTTACTACACACAGGTCTTACTACACACAG GTCTTACTACAGTACCGTTACTACACACAGGTCTTACTACAGTACCGTTAGTACACACAGGTCTTACTACAGTACCGTTAGTACACACAG GTCTTACTACAGTACCGTTAGTACACACAGGTCTTACTACAGTACTGTTACTACACAGGTCTTATACTACAGTACCGTTACTACACACAGGTCTTACTACAGTACCGTTACTACACACAG GTCTTACTACAGTACCGTTACTACACACAGGTCTTACTACAGTACTGTTACTACACACAGGTCTTACTACAGTACCGTTAGTACACACAGGTCTTACTACAGTACCGTTACTACACAGGTCTTACTACAGTACCGTTACTACACACAG GTCTTACTACAGTACCGTTACTACACACAGGTCTTACTACAATACTGTCCCTGGCCTACACACATCTCACTTCAGTAATGTTCTTTGTGCAAACACAAACAGTATACCCATGTCTGTTAGTAGTCTGATGTACACAAGTATTGAAATAGTCTGCTTGGTTGTAagattacttattgaaatacatgtagccAATAGATCTAATTGTATTATTCAAATTCCATTCCATGTGTGTCTTTGGTAA
- the LOC117336908 gene encoding uncharacterized protein LOC117336908 isoform X18 yields MDSTQILLQYRYYTQVLLQYRYYTQVLLQYRYYTQVSLQYRYYTQVLLQYRYYTGLTTVPLLHTGLTTVPLLYTGLTTVPLVHTGRNHCPLSTVTTHRSYYSTVTTHRSYYSTVTTHRSYYSTVTTHRSYYSTVTTHRSYYSTVTTQVLLQYRYYTQALLQYRYYTGLTTVPLLHTGLTTVPLVHTGLTTVLLLHRSYTTVPLLHTGLTTVPLLHTGLTTVPLLHTGLTTVLLLHTGLTTVPLVHTGLTTVPLLHRSYYSTVTTHRSYYSTVTTHRSYYNTVPGLHTSHFSNVLCANTNSIPMSVSSLMYTSIEIVCLVVRLLIEIHVANRSNCIIQIPFHVCLW; encoded by the exons ATGGACAGCACTCAAATCTTACTACAGTACCGTTACTACACACAGGTCTTACTACAGTACCGTTACTACACGCAGGTCTTACTACAGTACCGTTACTACACACAGGTCTCACTACAGTACCGTTACTACACACAGGTCTTACTACAGTACCGTTACTACACAGGTCTTACTACAGTACCGTTACTACACACAGGTCTTACTACAGTACCGTTACTATACACAGGTCTTACTACAGTACCGTTAGTACACACAGGTCGTAACCATTGTCCATTGAGTACTGTTACTACACACAGGTCTTACTACAGTACCGTTACTACACACAGGTCTTACTACAGTACCGTTACTACACACAGGTCTTACTACAGTACCGTTACTACACACAG GTCTTACTACAGTACCGTTACTACACACAGGTCTTACTACAGTACCGTTACTACACAGGTCTTACTACAGTACCGTTACTACACACAGGCCTTACTACAGTACCGTTACTACACAGGTCTTACTACAGTACCGTTACTACACACAG GTCTTACTACAGTACCGTTAGTACACACAGGTCTTACTACAGTACTGTTACTACACAGGTCTTATACTACAGTACCGTTACTACACACAGGTCTTACTACAGTACCGTTACTACACACAG GTCTTACTACAGTACCGTTACTACACACAGGTCTTACTACAGTACTGTTACTACACACAGGTCTTACTACAGTACCGTTAGTACACACAGGTCTTACTACAGTACCGTTACTACACAGGTCTTACTACAGTACCGTTACTACACACAG GTCTTACTACAGTACCGTTACTACACACAGGTCTTACTACAATACTGTCCCTGGCCTACACACATCTCACTTCAGTAATGTTCTTTGTGCAAACACAAACAGTATACCCATGTCTGTTAGTAGTCTGATGTACACAAGTATTGAAATAGTCTGCTTGGTTGTAagattacttattgaaatacatgtagccAATAGATCTAATTGTATTATTCAAATTCCATTCCATGTGTGTCTTTGGTAA
- the LOC117336908 gene encoding E3 ubiquitin-protein ligase SspH2-like isoform X11 produces MDSTQILLQYRYYTQVLLQYRYYTQVLLQYRYYTQVSLQYRYYTQVLLQYRYYTGLTTVPLLHTGLTTVPLLYTGLTTVPLVHTGRNHCPLSTVTTHRSYYSTVTTHRSYYSTVTTHRSYYSTVTTHRPYYSTVTTQVLLQYRYYTQVLLHTGLTTVPLLHTGLTTVPLVHTGLTTVPLVHTGLTTVPLVHTGLTTVLLLHRSYTTVPLLHTGLTTVPLLHTGLTTVPLLHTGLTTVLLLHTGLTTVPLVHTGLTTVPLLHRSYYSTVTTHRSYYSTVTTHRSYYNTVPGLHTSHFSNVLCANTNSIPMSVSSLMYTSIEIVCLVVRLLIEIHVANRSNCIIQIPFHVCLW; encoded by the exons ATGGACAGCACTCAAATCTTACTACAGTACCGTTACTACACACAGGTCTTACTACAGTACCGTTACTACACGCAGGTCTTACTACAGTACCGTTACTACACACAGGTCTCACTACAGTACCGTTACTACACACAGGTCTTACTACAGTACCGTTACTACACAGGTCTTACTACAGTACCGTTACTACACACAGGTCTTACTACAGTACCGTTACTATACACAGGTCTTACTACAGTACCGTTAGTACACACAGGTCGTAACCATTGTCCATTGAGTACTGTTACTACACACAGGTCTTACTACAGTACCGTTACTACACACAGGTCTTACTACAGTACCGTTACTACACACAG GTCTTACTACAGTACCGTTACTACACACAGGCCTTACTACAGTACCGTTACTACACAGGTCTTACTACAGTACCGTTACTACACACAGGTCTTACTACACACAG GTCTTACTACAGTACCGTTACTACACACAGGTCTTACTACAGTACCGTTAGTACACACAGGTCTTACTACAGTACCGTTAGTACACACAG GTCTTACTACAGTACCGTTAGTACACACAGGTCTTACTACAGTACTGTTACTACACAGGTCTTATACTACAGTACCGTTACTACACACAGGTCTTACTACAGTACCGTTACTACACACAG GTCTTACTACAGTACCGTTACTACACACAGGTCTTACTACAGTACTGTTACTACACACAGGTCTTACTACAGTACCGTTAGTACACACAGGTCTTACTACAGTACCGTTACTACACAGGTCTTACTACAGTACCGTTACTACACACAG GTCTTACTACAGTACCGTTACTACACACAGGTCTTACTACAATACTGTCCCTGGCCTACACACATCTCACTTCAGTAATGTTCTTTGTGCAAACACAAACAGTATACCCATGTCTGTTAGTAGTCTGATGTACACAAGTATTGAAATAGTCTGCTTGGTTGTAagattacttattgaaatacatgtagccAATAGATCTAATTGTATTATTCAAATTCCATTCCATGTGTGTCTTTGGTAA
- the LOC117336908 gene encoding uncharacterized protein LOC117336908 isoform X6 yields the protein MDSTQILLQYRYYTQVLLQYRYYTQVLLQYRYYTQVSLQYRYYTQVLLQYRYYTGLTTVPLLHTGLTTVPLLYTGLTTVPLVHTGRNHCPLSTVTTHRSYYSTVTTHRSYYSTVTTHRSYYSTVTTHRSYYSTVTTQVLLQYRYYTQALLQYRYYTGLTTVPLLHTGLTTVPLLHTGLTTVPLVHTGLTTVPLVHTGLTTVPLVHTGLTTVLLLHRSYTTVPLLHTGLTTVPLLHTGLTTVPLLHTGLTTVLLLHTGLTTVPLVHTGLTTVPLLHRSYYSTVTTHRSYYSTVTTHRSYYNTVPGLHTSHFSNVLCANTNSIPMSVSSLMYTSIEIVCLVVRLLIEIHVANRSNCIIQIPFHVCLW from the exons ATGGACAGCACTCAAATCTTACTACAGTACCGTTACTACACACAGGTCTTACTACAGTACCGTTACTACACGCAGGTCTTACTACAGTACCGTTACTACACACAGGTCTCACTACAGTACCGTTACTACACACAGGTCTTACTACAGTACCGTTACTACACAGGTCTTACTACAGTACCGTTACTACACACAGGTCTTACTACAGTACCGTTACTATACACAGGTCTTACTACAGTACCGTTAGTACACACAGGTCGTAACCATTGTCCATTGAGTACTGTTACTACACACAGGTCTTACTACAGTACCGTTACTACACACAGGTCTTACTACAGTACCGTTACTACACACAG GTCTTACTACAGTACCGTTACTACACACAGGTCTTACTACAGTACCGTTACTACACAGGTCTTACTACAGTACCGTTACTACACACAGGCCTTACTACAGTACCGTTACTACACAGGTCTTACTACAGTACCGTTACTACACACAG GTCTTACTACAGTACCGTTACTACACACAGGTCTTACTACAGTACCGTTAGTACACACAGGTCTTACTACAGTACCGTTAGTACACACAG GTCTTACTACAGTACCGTTAGTACACACAGGTCTTACTACAGTACTGTTACTACACAGGTCTTATACTACAGTACCGTTACTACACACAGGTCTTACTACAGTACCGTTACTACACACAG GTCTTACTACAGTACCGTTACTACACACAGGTCTTACTACAGTACTGTTACTACACACAGGTCTTACTACAGTACCGTTAGTACACACAGGTCTTACTACAGTACCGTTACTACACAGGTCTTACTACAGTACCGTTACTACACACAG GTCTTACTACAGTACCGTTACTACACACAGGTCTTACTACAATACTGTCCCTGGCCTACACACATCTCACTTCAGTAATGTTCTTTGTGCAAACACAAACAGTATACCCATGTCTGTTAGTAGTCTGATGTACACAAGTATTGAAATAGTCTGCTTGGTTGTAagattacttattgaaatacatgtagccAATAGATCTAATTGTATTATTCAAATTCCATTCCATGTGTGTCTTTGGTAA
- the LOC117336908 gene encoding E3 ubiquitin-protein ligase SspH2-like isoform X29, producing MDSTQILLQYRYYTQVLLQYRYYTQVLLQYRYYTQVSLQYRYYTQVLLQYRYYTGLTTVPLLHTGLTTVPLLHTGLTTVPLLHRSYYSTVTTHRPYYSTVTTQVLLQYRYYTQVLLHTGLTTVPLLHTGLTTVPLVHTGLTTVPLVHTGLTTVPLVHTGLTTVLLLHRSYTTVPLLHTGLTTVPLLHTGLTTVPLLHTGLTTVLLLHTGLTTVPLVHTGLTTVPLLHRSYYSTVTTHRSYYSTVTTHRSYYNTVPGLHTSHFSNVLCANTNSIPMSVSSLMYTSIEIVCLVVRLLIEIHVANRSNCIIQIPFHVCLW from the exons ATGGACAGCACTCAAATCTTACTACAGTACCGTTACTACACACAGGTCTTACTACAGTACCGTTACTACACGCAGGTCTTACTACAGTACCGTTACTACACACAGGTCTCACTACAGTACCGTTACTACACACAGGTCTTACTACAGTACCGTTACTACACAGGTCTTACTACAGTACCGTTACTACACACAG GTCTTACTACAGTACCGTTACTACACACAGGTCTTACTACAGTACCGTTACTACACAGGTCTTACTACAGTACCGTTACTACACACAGGCCTTACTACAGTACCGTTACTACACAGGTCTTACTACAGTACCGTTACTACACACAGGTCTTACTACACACAG GTCTTACTACAGTACCGTTACTACACACAGGTCTTACTACAGTACCGTTAGTACACACAGGTCTTACTACAGTACCGTTAGTACACACAG GTCTTACTACAGTACCGTTAGTACACACAGGTCTTACTACAGTACTGTTACTACACAGGTCTTATACTACAGTACCGTTACTACACACAGGTCTTACTACAGTACCGTTACTACACACAG GTCTTACTACAGTACCGTTACTACACACAGGTCTTACTACAGTACTGTTACTACACACAGGTCTTACTACAGTACCGTTAGTACACACAGGTCTTACTACAGTACCGTTACTACACAGGTCTTACTACAGTACCGTTACTACACACAG GTCTTACTACAGTACCGTTACTACACACAGGTCTTACTACAATACTGTCCCTGGCCTACACACATCTCACTTCAGTAATGTTCTTTGTGCAAACACAAACAGTATACCCATGTCTGTTAGTAGTCTGATGTACACAAGTATTGAAATAGTCTGCTTGGTTGTAagattacttattgaaatacatgtagccAATAGATCTAATTGTATTATTCAAATTCCATTCCATGTGTGTCTTTGGTAA
- the LOC117336908 gene encoding uncharacterized protein LOC117336908 isoform X15, which produces MNFSLHTQFLHNGSLLASHQLYLKWTALKSYYSTVTTHRSYYSTVTTRRSYYSTVTTHRSHYSTVTTHRSYYSTVTTQVLLQYRYYTQVLLQYRYYTQVLLQYRYYTQVLLQYRYYTQVLLQYRYYTQVLLQYRYYTGLTTVPLLHTGLTTVPLLHTGLTTVPLVHTGLTTVPLVHTGLTTVPLVHTGLTTVLLLHRSYTTVPLLHTGLTTVPLLHTGLTTVPLLHTGLTTVLLLHTGLTTVPLVHTGLTTVPLLHRSYYSTVTTHRSYYSTVTTHRSYYNTVPGLHTSHFSNVLCANTNSIPMSVSSLMYTSIEIVCLVVRLLIEIHVANRSNCIIQIPFHVCLW; this is translated from the exons ATGAACTTCAGTCTACATACACAGTTCCTGCACAATGGCTCTCTGTTGGCATCTCATCAACTATACCTTAAATGGACAGCACTCAAATCTTACTACAGTACCGTTACTACACACAGGTCTTACTACAGTACCGTTACTACACGCAGGTCTTACTACAGTACCGTTACTACACACAGGTCTCACTACAGTACCGTTACTACACACAGGTCTTACTACAGTACCGTTACTACACAGGTCTTACTACAGTACCGTTACTACACACAG GTCTTACTACAGTACCGTTACTACACACAGGTCTTACTACAGTACCGTTACTACACACAGGTCTTACTACAGTACCGTTACTACACACAG GTCTTACTACAGTACCGTTACTACACACAGGTCTTACTACAGTACCGTTACTACACAGGTCTTACTACAGTACCGTTACTACACACAG GTCTTACTACAGTACCGTTACTACACACAGGTCTTACTACAGTACCGTTAGTACACACAGGTCTTACTACAGTACCGTTAGTACACACAG GTCTTACTACAGTACCGTTAGTACACACAGGTCTTACTACAGTACTGTTACTACACAGGTCTTATACTACAGTACCGTTACTACACACAGGTCTTACTACAGTACCGTTACTACACACAG GTCTTACTACAGTACCGTTACTACACACAGGTCTTACTACAGTACTGTTACTACACACAGGTCTTACTACAGTACCGTTAGTACACACAGGTCTTACTACAGTACCGTTACTACACAGGTCTTACTACAGTACCGTTACTACACACAG GTCTTACTACAGTACCGTTACTACACACAGGTCTTACTACAATACTGTCCCTGGCCTACACACATCTCACTTCAGTAATGTTCTTTGTGCAAACACAAACAGTATACCCATGTCTGTTAGTAGTCTGATGTACACAAGTATTGAAATAGTCTGCTTGGTTGTAagattacttattgaaatacatgtagccAATAGATCTAATTGTATTATTCAAATTCCATTCCATGTGTGTCTTTGGTAA
- the LOC117336908 gene encoding E3 ubiquitin-protein ligase SspH2-like isoform X9 codes for MDSTQILLQYRYYTQVLLQYRYYTQVLLQYRYYTQVSLQYRYYTQVLLQYRYYTGLTTVPLLHTGLTTVPLLYTGLTTVPLVHTGRNHCPLSTVTTHRSYYSTVTTHRSYYSTVTTHRSYYSTVTTQVLLQYRYYTQALLQYRYYTGLTTVPLLHTGLTTVPLLHTGLTTVPLVHTGLTTVPLVHTGLTTVPLVHTGLTTVLLLHRSYTTVPLLHTGLTTVPLLHTGLTTVPLLHTGLTTVLLLHTGLTTVPLVHTGLTTVPLLHRSYYSTVTTHRSYYSTVTTHRSYYNTVPGLHTSHFSNVLCANTNSIPMSVSSLMYTSIEIVCLVVRLLIEIHVANRSNCIIQIPFHVCLW; via the exons ATGGACAGCACTCAAATCTTACTACAGTACCGTTACTACACACAGGTCTTACTACAGTACCGTTACTACACGCAGGTCTTACTACAGTACCGTTACTACACACAGGTCTCACTACAGTACCGTTACTACACACAGGTCTTACTACAGTACCGTTACTACACAGGTCTTACTACAGTACCGTTACTACACACAGGTCTTACTACAGTACCGTTACTATACACAGGTCTTACTACAGTACCGTTAGTACACACAGGTCGTAACCATTGTCCATTGAGTACTGTTACTACACACAGGTCTTACTACAGTACCGTTACTACACACAGGTCTTACTACAGTACCGTTACTACACACAG GTCTTACTACAGTACCGTTACTACACAGGTCTTACTACAGTACCGTTACTACACACAGGCCTTACTACAGTACCGTTACTACACAGGTCTTACTACAGTACCGTTACTACACACAG GTCTTACTACAGTACCGTTACTACACACAGGTCTTACTACAGTACCGTTAGTACACACAGGTCTTACTACAGTACCGTTAGTACACACAG GTCTTACTACAGTACCGTTAGTACACACAGGTCTTACTACAGTACTGTTACTACACAGGTCTTATACTACAGTACCGTTACTACACACAGGTCTTACTACAGTACCGTTACTACACACAG GTCTTACTACAGTACCGTTACTACACACAGGTCTTACTACAGTACTGTTACTACACACAGGTCTTACTACAGTACCGTTAGTACACACAGGTCTTACTACAGTACCGTTACTACACAGGTCTTACTACAGTACCGTTACTACACACAG GTCTTACTACAGTACCGTTACTACACACAGGTCTTACTACAATACTGTCCCTGGCCTACACACATCTCACTTCAGTAATGTTCTTTGTGCAAACACAAACAGTATACCCATGTCTGTTAGTAGTCTGATGTACACAAGTATTGAAATAGTCTGCTTGGTTGTAagattacttattgaaatacatgtagccAATAGATCTAATTGTATTATTCAAATTCCATTCCATGTGTGTCTTTGGTAA